Below is a genomic region from Pseudomonas svalbardensis.
CGACCAGTTCGCCATTCTTGGCAGCTTTGAGCTTGAGTTCTTCGCCGGCCACCAGGATCTGGCCCTGATGCGGGTTTTCCAACAGGTTGATGCAACGAAGGAAGGTGGACTTGCCGGAACCGGAAGAACCCAGGATCGAGATCACGTCGCCGTCGCGGGCGGTCAGCGAGATGCCTTTAAGCACCTCAAGCTGTCCGTAGCGTTTGTGCAAGTTGCGGATTTCAAGCGCGGGCGTGGCCTCAGCCATGTGCGTTCCTCATAAGTATTTCGCTCCTGCTGTTGGCGGCCTTCCTGGCGAGGCGGCCAAGCTAGCATAGCGTCTGAATGGCAGCCAACAGCGCTATGGGCGGTAAACGGGTGGCCTGTGGCAGGTTGTCGCATCGGTACAGCAGACTGTCGCGCTGCTATCAACCGAACAGGCGTTTGAACCTGCTTTTAAATACAAAACAGCCGCAGGTCCCGTAAAAAAGGGCGCGATGTTGCCAGCTTTGGCGGGGTGTTGGAAGCGCTAACCGGCCAAACGTTCCTGAGCTGCACTTTTATTGTGCGTCGGACCATTTTTGGGTGTGTTTCTGGTGCGCCGCTTCGTTCTTAAAGTGGGTCGCAGGGTAACGATCTGGCGAATTGCCATTAATCTCAATGACTTGCGATGACTGTCCGGTCCGGCGGAGAGCCCCATCCCTGGGCGTTCTGTAACATTTTGGCGCAATTATTGCGTGCAGAATACGGAACGCCCCGTTGGTTTCTTTTTACGAGAGGGAACACCACGCCGGGTGGACGTAATCGCTTTTCCTTACAAAGGTAGTTTCAATGAGCAGTACCCCAAGCTCCAATGGCCTCGAACAGGGGCTCAAACCGCGTCATGTGACCATGCTGTCGATCGCCGGGGTTATCGGTGCCGGCCTGTTCGTCGGTTCGGGCCACGCCATCGCCGCCGCAGGCCCAGCCGTGCTGTTGGCCTACGCTGCCGCCGGTATGCTGGTGGTGCTGGTGATGCGCATGCTCGGCGAAATGGCCGTCGCTTCGCCGGACACAGGCTCCTTCTCGACGTATGCCGATCGCGCGATCGGTCACTGGGCCGGTTTCACCATCGGCTGGCTCTACTGGTGGTTCTGGGTGTTGGTGATTCCGCTGGAAGCCAACGCCGCCGCGACCATCTTGCACGCCTGGTTCCCGAATGTGGCGATCTGGGCCTTCACCTTGGTCATCACCTTGTTGCTGACGGTGACCAACCTGTTCAGCGTGAAGAACTACGGTGAATTCGAATTCTGGTTCGCTCTGGTCAAAGTCATCGCGATCATCGGCTTCATTGGCCTTGGCATTCTGGCGATCTTCGGCTTCCTGCCGACCAGCCAGGTCAGCGGCGTTTCGCACCTGTTCGACACCCAGGGCTTCCTGCCAAACGGCATGGGCGCAGTGTTGGGCGCGATCCTGACCACCATGTTTTCCTTCATGGGCACCGAGATCGTGACCATCGCGGCCGCGGAATCGAAGAACCCTGGCCAGCAAATCTCCAAGGCCACCAACTCGGTGATCTGGCGGATTGGCTTGTTCTACCTCGTATCGATCTTCATCGTTGTGGCCCTGGTGCCTTGGAACGACCCGGTGTTGGCAGCCGTCGGCTCCTACCAGACTGTGCTTGAGCGCATGGGCATCCCGAATGCCAAATTGATCGTCGACATCGTGGTGCTGGTTGCTGTGACCAGCTGCCTGAACTCGGCGCTGTACACCGCCTCACGCATGATGTTCTCTCTGGGCAAGCGCGGTGATGCACCGGCCGTTTCCCAGCGCACCAACAAGAGCGGCACGCCGTACTGGGCCGTCATGTTGTCCACCGGTGCTGCGTTTATCGCGGTTTTCGCCAACTACGTGGCCCCGGCCGCTGTGTTCGAATTCCTGCTGGCCAGCTCCGGCGCTATCGCGCTGCTGGTGTATTTGGTGATCGCCATCTCGCAACTGCGTATGCGCAAGCAGCGCATGGCCCGCGGTGAAAAAATCGCCTTCAGCATGTGGCTGTTCCCGGCCCTGACCTACGCGGTGATCATCTTCATCGTTGCGGCCCTGACCATCATGCTGTTCCAGGAAGCGCATCGCGTGGAGATCCTCGCGACCGGTCTGCTGAGTTTGCTGGTGGTGGCTGCCGGTTTGCTTGTGGCTCGCCGTCGCAAACTGCAGAAGATGGGTGCGGTGGTGCTGAACTGATTCGTACCGCATAACGCAAACGGCCGCTGTCAGTGATGACAAGCGGCCGTTTTTGTTTCTGTCAGTTGTACTGGGCTCAATCGGGGTGAACCCAGTCTTCTACGCGTAGCCCTGGAACCCGATCAAATTCGCGTAGGTTGTTGGTGACCACTATGAATCCGCGTGAACGTGCGTGGCCGGCAATCATGTGGTCGTAGGGCCCGATAGGCGTTCCGTCCTTGGCCAACTCGGATCGAATCATACCGGTGTGCGCAGCCGCTTCATTGTCGAAAGGCAAGACCTCAAGGCGTGCCACAAAACCCTCGATCACCGCGAGGTTCTTTTCCGGTGCGGCCGATTTTTCGGCGCCGTAGAACAACTCCATCAGCGTGACGGCACTGATGCATAGCTGCCCGTTATGACGATTGAAAGCTTCTCGTACGATTTGCGGTTTGTTCTTGATGGTGAAGATGCAGATGTTGGTATCGAGCATGTATTTGATCATCAGAACGACTCACGCTCCTGATCGGCGGGTTGTTCACGATCGGTCATGAAATCTGCACTTACGCCATCCCCGTCAAACCAGCTGTCCCATGTTTCATCTGCGGGAGTGATGATGCGAGCCCTGCCGATGGCAACTACGTTGACTCGTTTCACGTCGCTTGGCATGGCAACAGCTTTGGGGAGGCGGACAGCCTGGCTTCGATTGCTCATGAAAAGGGTGGTCTGTTCCATTTTGGCCTCCTGCGGTTTTGTAGGTGCTGTGAGCCCAAAGAATAGATTTCTTAAGGGATATGTCAATGGGATATACGCGGTCGCTGACGAGGGGTCATGTCAGATCGTTTTGGGTTATTGGCTTCTCAAACAAAAAACGGCCGCTGTCAGTGATGACAAGCGGCCGTTGTTGTTTCTGAGGTGAGTGTTTACTCAGCCTTTTCTTCCAGCGCGTCCAGCGACTCGCGATAGCTGTCGAGCGCCGTGCCAAAGTCGGTGATGAACTGCGGATCTGTCAGCCAGGCCTGGGCGGTGTCGCGGTCCATGCCGTCGGCCCACATGCGGTAATCGATCAGCATGTCGGCGGCCAGGTGAGTGGCGGCCATGGCTTCGTTGTCGGCGTTTTCCAAGTCCAGCAGTTCTGGATGGTCGCTGATGATGCCGGCGAGGTTCGACAGCAAGGTCAGCAGCATGTCGTTGCGGCTGGTGGCTTCTGCGTCGCGCATTTTGCTGAACATCGCCAGGGTGTATTCCGGGATCGGCTCGCCGATTTCCCCCAGGTCATCGTCCAGCGCGACGGGTTTTCTGCCGTGGATATTGATTTGCTTGGCTTTGATCTTGGCGCGTTTGGCGCGTTTCTGTTGCTTGTTCAGGGAGGCCATGGGAACTCAGTTCGGTTTCTGTTGGTTTTGGGCCGCGATAGCTTCGGAAGCTGCCACGTAATCAATCTGGAAGGCCGGGGATTCGATCCAGGCCAGGGCACTGGCTTCGTCTGCTTCGGTGGACCATTGGCGGTACTCGATCAGCGCAGCGATGATGAAGTCTGTCGCTGTTTCTTCGCCTTCCTGCTCCAGCACCAGCGCGAGCAGCGGGTGTTCAAGAAACGCCGCGCACATAGCTTGTTGGCTGATCTTTTGCGCGTCGATCATTTCTTTGAACAGGTCGGTAAGGTCCACCGATTCGAAGTCGATACGATCATCGTTCGGGTCCAGCTCGACCGGCGCGGCAGCCCGTTGGGTGCGGTTCTGCTTGGCCTTGGCTTTGGCGCGTGTGGCGCGTTTTTGCTGCTTGTTGGCGGAGGCCATGGGCGTCGTTCCGTATTTCGTTGAGTGGGCGCATCAGTCAGTTGCGTGGCACTAGCCGCCCAGGTGTGTCGGGGGTCAGTTCGCCGGTCTGCAGCCAGGACAATGCAATGGGCCATAGTGTGGCTTGGTATGCGCTACGAAAAAAGGCGAAATGTCCGACTTCTTGTTCGCCGAGGTCTTCGGGGGTGATTCGCAAGTGGGCGTTCGTGCTGTTGGTGAAGTAACCGAGCAGGCGTTCGATGGCCGGAATTGTGCCGTAAGGGTCGTCGCTGATGCTGATGGCCAGGTTTTGTGCGGTGACGGATGAGAAGGGCAGTCGCCCGGATTTTGCGTGAAGGACGCGACCGCTGGGGCGTTTCTCGTAGTGCGCGGTGGGCATGCTCCAGTCGCGAACCACGCCAGCGGGGGTGTCCTCTAGCCAGCCGAGACGTTTGCCGGGGAAGTAGCCGTAAAGCAATGTCATCAACGGCATCACCAGATGCCACTTGCCGAACATCCGCCAACGATGGGCCGGCGCGTAATCGCGCCAGTAAGCGAATTGCGCACCGACGGTCACCAGACGTCGAATCAAATGCCCGGAAGCTCCCAGGCCCGCTGCACAGCCTCCAAAGCTGTGGCCTACAACATCGATGGGTTGCCCGGGAAATTCACGCTGAGCGCGCTTGAGCATCGCCTCAAAGTCCAGCGCGCCCCAATCTGACCATGAAGCCCGAAGCCCTTTCAGCGACACGGGTCGCGATTCGCCGATGCCACGGTAGTCGTAAGTGATCACGTCGAAGCCGTTGGCGTACAGGTAATCGGCAAAGCGCGAGTAGTGCCGACAGCGGACCGATGTTGCGGCGTTGATGATCACCACAGGACGGGTCGAGTCTTGATTCGCGTGCCGCCAGGTGAAGCCGCCAAGGATGAAGCCGTCGGCGGCGGGTTCCTTGAAAGAGTCACCAGGTGTGCCGGTGGGTAACGGCAATTCAAGTTGCGTCGGGGCCAGTGAGGGCATGTCCTGCAAATTCATCGGCTTTGAACCTTTGCGGTTAGCCAGTCACCATAGTCTTCACGCCGTTTATGAACAATCCACCCGTGCTTGTCGGGGCCTTTGCTTGAGTAACCGCTCCTCAAGCACCGCCCACTCCCGATCCAGTTCTGTGCGAAGTTCCTCCTCGCTCGGCAGTACCAGTCTGTAGGTACTGGCGAACAGTTGTTCGTTGCCTTGCAGTACTGAATAGCGCACCACCGATTCATCTTTTTGCGCGCAGAGAATGAGGCCGACGGTGGGGCCATCCTCCGGTCCGCGCTTAAGGTCGTCGTACATGCGCACGTACATGTCCATCTGGCCGACATCCTGGTGGGTCAGTACGCCGCGCTTGAGGTCGAAGATGACGAAGCACTTGAGCAGGTAGTTGTAGAACACCAGATCGATGTAGAAGTCTTTGCTCTCGGTACTGATGCGTTGCTGGCGAGCGATGAAGGCAAAGCCTTTGCCCAATTCGAGCAGGAAGCCCTGGAGTTGATTGATCAATGCTTGTTCAAGTTCACTTTCCTGGATCAAGCCCGCATTGGGCAAGCCGA
It encodes:
- the vapB gene encoding type II toxin-antitoxin system VapB family antitoxin, whose amino-acid sequence is MEQTTLFMSNRSQAVRLPKAVAMPSDVKRVNVVAIGRARIITPADETWDSWFDGDGVSADFMTDREQPADQERESF
- a CDS encoding alpha/beta hydrolase family protein, coding for MNLQDMPSLAPTQLELPLPTGTPGDSFKEPAADGFILGGFTWRHANQDSTRPVVIINAATSVRCRHYSRFADYLYANGFDVITYDYRGIGESRPVSLKGLRASWSDWGALDFEAMLKRAQREFPGQPIDVVGHSFGGCAAGLGASGHLIRRLVTVGAQFAYWRDYAPAHRWRMFGKWHLVMPLMTLLYGYFPGKRLGWLEDTPAGVVRDWSMPTAHYEKRPSGRVLHAKSGRLPFSSVTAQNLAISISDDPYGTIPAIERLLGYFTNSTNAHLRITPEDLGEQEVGHFAFFRSAYQATLWPIALSWLQTGELTPDTPGRLVPRN
- the gabP gene encoding GABA permease, coding for MSSTPSSNGLEQGLKPRHVTMLSIAGVIGAGLFVGSGHAIAAAGPAVLLAYAAAGMLVVLVMRMLGEMAVASPDTGSFSTYADRAIGHWAGFTIGWLYWWFWVLVIPLEANAAATILHAWFPNVAIWAFTLVITLLLTVTNLFSVKNYGEFEFWFALVKVIAIIGFIGLGILAIFGFLPTSQVSGVSHLFDTQGFLPNGMGAVLGAILTTMFSFMGTEIVTIAAAESKNPGQQISKATNSVIWRIGLFYLVSIFIVVALVPWNDPVLAAVGSYQTVLERMGIPNAKLIVDIVVLVAVTSCLNSALYTASRMMFSLGKRGDAPAVSQRTNKSGTPYWAVMLSTGAAFIAVFANYVAPAAVFEFLLASSGAIALLVYLVIAISQLRMRKQRMARGEKIAFSMWLFPALTYAVIIFIVAALTIMLFQEAHRVEILATGLLSLLVVAAGLLVARRRKLQKMGAVVLN
- the vapC gene encoding type II toxin-antitoxin system tRNA(fMet)-specific endonuclease VapC, which encodes MIKYMLDTNICIFTIKNKPQIVREAFNRHNGQLCISAVTLMELFYGAEKSAAPEKNLAVIEGFVARLEVLPFDNEAAAHTGMIRSELAKDGTPIGPYDHMIAGHARSRGFIVVTNNLREFDRVPGLRVEDWVHPD